The genomic DNA TATGTCTCTAAAATGACTTTAGTGGTGAATGGTTATGAGCAGGAAATAAAATTAGGGGGTACAGAATATATGTTGATAGAACTTTCTGATTATCCTTTAGGTGATATTTATCCCTATGACAGAGAAACGTTTTTGGAGTTTGAGGTTTTAATTGAATTAAAGTGCAATAATCTTCAGAATGGAACTTGTCTAAGCAATGAAAATAAATCTTTGGAATTTTTGGACAGAGCTGATATTTCTCCAATGTTCAAGATTTTTGCTCTCGGATGTCAGGAATTTGATAAAGATATCACTATAGATGCTGAATTTTCTTATTAATACTTGACAGCCAATTTTTTACCTGCTAGTATATAAACAGTTGAATGGGTGATCCCGAAAGGGAAAACTCTATATTTGGGGAAAAACGTCTGGCTTTTAGTCGACGTTTTTCTTTCTATTTGACACGTATTATTCATTCCAGTTATACTTAAACTATGGATTGTGTTGCTTAAGGAGTTCGGGAACTAGTACCCATTCAACACTAAGTATTGGGGTTTTACTTTCCCGGCTCCTTTGGCAACGCAATTTAGGATATAATTAATTATAATTATGTTTTTTCCAAAATCTAATTCGATTCAGAAATATAAGAAATTTTTATCAATCCTGCTGGTTTCAGGCGGGATTTTTATTATTTGCAGTTGTTCTGTTTTTGCTGCTTTTGAAGTTGGCGACAGCAGGGAATTTTTTGTTGATTCATCTTTTGATTATGAAACAAGAACAAAGATAGCAGCTACATTACAAAAGGTTTCTGCTAATGCTTATTTTTATGTTGAAGATCCATTTTGGCAGGAATTGTCTCTGGCCCAGCAAAGTTCTTTTCTTGACGGATTAGATGACATTGCTGTTCAATTTAATGAGAAAACCTATCCTTCCTTAAGATATATTTTCGGCTCGGAATGGAATCCTGGAATTGATAACGATGAAAGAATTACAATTCTTCTCACGCAGTTAAAAAAGACAGCAGGAGGATATTTTAATGAAAGAGATGAAGTTGCCAACTTACAGGAACCTACTTCCAATAACAGAGAAATGATTTATATCAATGTCAGCCAGGTTGGCACCAGTTTAGTTCACGGTTTGATTGCCCATGAATTGCAGCATATGATTAATTGGAATCAAAAACAAAGACTTAATAATGTTCAAGAAGATATTTGGCTTAATGAATTGAGAAGTGAATATGCTCCAACAATAGCTGGACTGGATAGCGATTACGTAGGAAGCAATTTAGAAAGGCGCGTTGAAGATTTTCTTTTCCAGCCATCAGATTCCCTGACCGAGTGGAAAGGCGACAGGTATGATTATCCATCAGTGAATCTTTTGGGCCATTATCTGGCTGAGCAGTTCGGCGAAGATATTTTTTCTTTAATGATAAAAAACAATAAAGTGGGAATCTACAGCATTGAACAGGCATTAAAAGAAAAAGGATATAGTTCTACTTTTTCTCAGATATTTAATAATTGGGTAATTGCTGATTATCTGAATGACAAATCAATCTATAGCGGAATATACGGCTACAAAAATCCGTATTTGAAAGGAAATGTCCAGATTTCACCAATCACTTACAGCATCGTATCAGCAAGCGTAATTAATATCTCGCAGCAGGTAAAGGATTGGTCGCCCTATTGGTATCGTTTTATTAATAAACAGGATGCAAGCACTATTGCTAAAGATTTGGAAATTGAGTTTGAAGGTTTTATGGGACAGGGGGATTTTAATGTTTATTACATCGTTGATTACATAGACCAGCAGACAGTAGTTGGAAAATTAACATTAGAAAATCAAAGCGGAGTATTAAAAATACCTGATTTCAAAACAAGAGTTGATTCGGTTACGATTGCTATTTCTAATCAATTTAAGAAAAGCGATTTTCAAAGCAATGAACCGACAAATCCTTTTATTCTTTCAGCAGTTACGACTCTCTTTGATGAAATAGTTGAGCCACCTGGAGAAGAATTGCCCAAGCCAGAGGATTATGGATTAAAAGAAGGGGATTTAATCAGAGCAGTTGGTGATTTTGATATTTTCATCATTAGCCAACATGGCTATAAAAGATTATTCCTTAATCCTGTTATCTTTAATATGTATGGCCATTTGACTGGCGGATGGAAAGCAGTTAAAACCGTTAGTCCGGAAGTAAGAGATGTATTCAAGACATCGAATTATTACCGTTATGTTGATTCGCCCAAGGTTTATAATTTAGAGATTTCCGGCGAGGATACAGGAATTTTAAGTTGGTTAAACATAACCGGCGAGAACTTTCTATCTCAAGGCGGAAAACCGGAATCAATATTTATAATTAACAAATCAGAATTGGATTGGTATCCAAAAGGAGAGGATAAAATGGGGTTGTGAAATAATTAATAAATAAAAAATTTATGAAAAACAATAAACAATTTTTCGGAGTGTTCTTCAGTGTTTTGATTTGTGTGTTTGTATTTGGAGTGATTGTTTATGCCACAACAACAATCGGAGATAATATTTCCGCAGGTGGGACATTAAGTGGAACTAATTTTTCAACAAATGCCACTTATTACAACACGTTCGTAGGTACGGGGATAGAAACAACAACTACGGGTAGTTGGAATACATTTGTTGGTTATCAGGCAGGATATCAGAACGATGATGGAGCGGCTGATCAGAATACGGCTATCGGTTATGACGCCTTTTATTTAAACAATACAGGACAACGCAACACCGCCGCAGGTACGTATGCTTTATCTAATAGTGTTTCAGGTGACTATAATGTTGCGATTGGTAGTTATGCAATGGAACTGAATACAACCGGAGATTACAATGTGGCTGTTGGTGATTCGGCATTAGATTGGAATGAGACGGGTTCGTATAATGTAGCGATTGGTTGGTCAGCCATGTTAGGAGCCTGGCCTGCTTCTACAGCTAATACAGCTGTTGGATATCGAGCCGGGGACGGCAATAATAGTACCGGATATTCATCTTCGAACAATTCAATTTTTGGATATAAAAGCGGATTTAATGTTCGAACAGGTTCAAAGAATATTCTTGTTGGCTATCAAGCAGGAGACGCTTTAACCTATGGTTCTAATAATATTGTTATTGGATATGATATAGATACATTAAGTGCTACAGCAGATAATTATATGAATATCGGCGGTCTGATCTTCGGAGATCTATCTACTGCCAGCGCTAAATATCTTGGTATTCTTGATTCTTCTCCTGCTTATACTCTCTCTGTTGACGGCACTGCCTCTGTTTCCGATACTATGTATGTAAAAGATATTTATTTTAGCGGAGTGGCATCTGTTTCAAGCAGCGGCATTCGGTTGGATGATGGAGTAATGATTACTACCGGGATTGCTTCGCCGAGCGGAGATTGCGGCACATCAGGAAGTTTATTTATAGATAAAGTTAATGCCGGATTATATATGTGTGGCACAGATGCAAGGTGGAATGTTAAATAATTATGTTGGAAAAATTATTCGGGGATCCGAATAAAAGATATTTGAATAAAGTCCAGCCGATTGTGGAGAAAATAAATGAGCTCGAAAAAGAATTCGAGCGTTTTTCTAACGAGGATTTAAAAAATAAAACTAAAGAATTTAGAAAAAAAATAGAAAACTACGGAGGACAGACCTCCGTAGTGCTTGATGATATTTTGCCGGAAGCATTTGCTGCTGTGCGGGAGGCATCGAAAAGAACTTTAAATCAAAGACATTTTGACGTACAGCTTGCCGGAGGCATTGTTCTGCACCAGGGGAAAATTGCAGAAATGAGAACCGGAGAAGGAAAAACATTAACCGCAACCCTATCATTGTATTTGAATGCATTAGAGGGAAAAGGCGCGCATCTGGTTACAGTTAACGATTATTTAGCCAGAAGAGATGCTGTTTGGATGGGGCAAATATATAATTTTCTTGGATTTAGCGTGGGATGTATAAATCATGAAACTTCTTATATTTATGACCCCGCCTACGCCAACCTGCCTCGCCGGCAGGCGGGGGCTTCGGCGGGCAAGCCAGAACTAAAATTAGACAAAGAACGTGATGAGGCGGGTGGGTTCAAAGTGGTGCAGGAATTTTTGAAACCGTGCAGTAGAAAAGAAGCTTATAGCGCTGATATTTTGTATGGCACTAATAATGAATTTGGGTTTGATTTTTTGCGGGATAATATGGCTTATGATAAAAACGAGATGGCGCAAAGAGCTTCTAATTACGCAATTATTGATGAAGTAGACAGTATTCTAATAGATGAAGCCAGAACTCCTTTAATTATTTCTGCGCCAGATGTGGAATCAGCCCAGCTTTACAAGAAATTTTCCAAAATCGCTCCGCAATTAAAAAAGGACATTGATTTTAAAATTGATGAAAAAATGCGCGCGGCAACCTTAACTAATGCAGGCATGGATAAAGTGGAAAAAACCTTGGGAGTCGGGAATATTTATGATGAAGCCGGAATTCAATTAGTGCATCATTTGGAACAGGCCTTGCGCGCGGAAGTCCTATTTAGAAGAGATAAGGATTATGTGGTGCGCAATGGGGAAGTGATTATTGTTGATGAATTCACTGGTAGGTTGATGCCTGGTAGGCGCTATTCCGGCGGGTTGCATCAGGCATTAGAGGCAAAAGAAAATGTGCAAGTACAGAAGGAATCGAAAACTTTGGCAACAATTACTTTCCAGAATCTTTTCAGAATGTATAAAAAATTAGCCGGAATGACAGGAACTGCATTAACTAATGCTGAAGAGTTCGACAAGGTTTACAAATTGGACACCATAGTTGTGCCGACTAATAAGCCGATGATTAGGAAAGATTTGCCAGATAAGATTTACAAGACCGAGCAAGGGAAATTTAAAGCAATTGTTCAGGAAATAAAAGAACGCTATGAAAAAGGTCAGCCAGTTTTGGTGGGCACGATTTCAATTGAAAAAAATGAGCATTTGGGAATGCTCTTAAAAAAAGAGGGAATACAATGCGAGATTTTAAATGCCAAACAGCACGAAAGGGAAGGCGCGATTATTGCCCAGGCAGGAAGATTAGGAGCTGTGACAGTTGCAACCAATATGGCAGGTCGTGGAGTTGATATTGTTTTGGGGGGCAACCCTCAAGATCCTGAGCAGGGTCGAAGGGTTTGTGACGTTGGCGGACTTCATGTCCTTGGCACCGAGCGCCATGAAGCAAGAAGAATTGATAATCAATTAAGAGGAAGGTCTGGCAGGCAGGGAGATCCTGGCTCTACTGAATTTTTTGTTTCATTGGAAGACGAATTAATGCAGAGATTCGGTTCTGAGAAGATTAAGACCCTGATGGATGCTTTGAAAATTCCCGAGGACCAGCCAATTGAAAATAAGATGATTTCATCGGCGATTGAAAAAGCCCAGGCAAAGATTGAAGGATATAATTTTGATATCAGGCATCATGTTTTGGAATATGACGAGGTGATGAATAAGCACAGGGAAACGATTTATAAAATGAGAAAAGAAATTTTATTCCAAGCAACAGATAAAGAGATGCATCAGAAAGTTAAGGAATTAATGACAGAGGACAAGTATAAGCAATATTGTAATAAATTTGAGAAACCCGCCGTAAGCGCGGAGCGCAAACAGGCGGGCCCGCCACAATCCGAAGGTTTGGGCGGGGATGTTCCTGAAAATGAGAGAGCGGGGTTGGAAAAATTCGTATGTTTGCGCTCAATTGATATGCTTTGGATGGAGCACTTGGAAACAATGGAATGTTTGCGTGAGAGTGTAAAATTGCGCGTCTATGGGCAAAAAGATCCATTGGTTGAATACAAAAACGAAGGTCATCGTTTATTTAAGCACATGCTGGAAGAAATTGATAACGCGATTGTTGAGATGTTATTAAAAGTGGAGCTGAAACAAAGAATGGGGAAAGGCGAAGTGGGCTTGCCCGCCGAAGTTCCGACCAAAGTCGGGACGAAGGTGGGTAGAAATGATCCCTGCCCATGCGGAGCGACTCATCCAGACGGTCGTCCTAAAAAGTATAAGCATTGTTGCGGGAAATAAAAAAACCGCGAGATTGTTGTTCTCGCGGTAGCCTATCTTTGTCGCTCCTTTTCGGAGAAGTAAAAAGGGCGGCCAATCCTTTCTACAGATAAGTTAATGATAGCAAATTTACGTGGAATAGGCAAGAAATATAAAAAGTGCCATGGGAAATAAAATAACGGCCCTGCAGCTGCGGGGCCGTTTAAAGAACATTGAGATTTTTAGCCGGTCTTTTGGTGTTTTTTCACCCAGATTTTTCTGGCGTACAAGATTCCAGCTATGGTCAGGACAATGGAAGGGATGAGGCCAATGGTTTTAAATAATCCCCCAACGAACATGAAATGTCCCAGCCAGAGCAAAACAACGAACGCGATAAGTGTTGGCCAAAAAAATGTAAACACAAGCATTGTTTTACTGATTGTAACTCCTATTATCGGGGAGTAAAGAATCTTTTCTGGTCCCTGGAAAAACGATTGCACAATGCTGGTGGAACTTGTTGAATGGTCGGAGAGATATTGCTCGGTCCCGAGCCAGTACCCGATATTGGCGTAGATTGCCACCAGAAATAAAACCAAAAGAACTTTTCCGATTTTTTTAATGTTCATTTTTAGCGCCTCCTAAACGCTGTTATCATTATATCATAACCGCAGATTTTGTCAACAGTAGGCGCAAAATTCTTTACAAATTATTTTTTTTACTTTACAATAAAATTTTATGGCTTTTATAGAAAGACAACAAACAGTTGAAAAAGGAAATTTCGTCAGCAAGCAAAAAAGTAAAATCCGGCTGATTGTGCTGGGGATTTTTATTTTATTTATTTTGGCCGGCTCTTTGGATTATCCAGTAATCTGGGATAAAACTGCTAATTGGATAAGTTCACACATCGGAATTAATGTTCCTAAGTTTTATAAGTTGCCATTCAGATTGGGGTTGGATTTACAAGGCGGGACGCATTTAGTTTATGAAGCAAATCTTATTGGAATAGAAGAAATAGACAGGGATTCATCTATGGACGGAATTAGGGATTTAATTGAAAGAAGGGTAAATCTATTCGGCGTTGCCGAGCCATTGGTTCAGATTAATAAAGTAGGGGACTCCAATCGTCTGATTGTAGAACTGCCCGGAGTTAGGGATGTTGCTGAGGCAATTGAAATGATTGGTGGAACTCCGTATTTGGAATTTAAAGAAGAAAACATAGATGGAACAGATTTTATAAACACTTCTTTGACCGGCAGATTTTTGAAAAGCGCGCAATTAGAATTTGACCAGACCACTTATCAGCCATATGTCACTTTGGAGTTTAATGACGAAGGTGCGAAAATTTTTGCTGATTTGACCAAGAAAAACATAGGAAAGAGATTGGCTATTTATCTAGACGGAGCGCCAATCAGTATTCCGGTTGTGAATGAAGAAATTCCGAGTGGCAAGGCCCAGATTAGCGGACAATTTACCCAGAAAGAAGCTAAGCAGTTGGCTGAGAGATTAAATACCGGGGCTTTGCCAGTGCCGATTAATTTAATCGGTCAGCAGAGCATCGGAGCTTCTTTAGGACACGACTCCTTAACTAAGAGTTTGAAAGCGGGAATAATCGGATTTTTGGCAATACTTTTATTTATGATTATTTCTTATCGCTTAAGCGGATTTTTCGCTTCCATTTCTCTAATAATTTATATTGTATTGCTTTTGGCTGTTTTTAAATTAGTGCCAGTGACTATTACTTTAGCTGGCATTGCCGGTTTTTTGCTTTCAATGGGCATGGCCGTTGATGCCAATATTTTGATATTTTCCAGAACCAAGGAAGAATTAAAGAGTGGAAGGAATTATCTTGATGCTTTAACCAATGGCGTTAAGAGAGCATGGCCGTCAATTAGGGACGGAAATTTCACCACTATCTTGGTTGGTTTGATTTTATTTATTTTCGGCACTAGTTTTGTTAAAGGATTCGCCCTTACTCTGGTTGTCGGTAATCTGGTGAACATGTTTTCAGCAATCGTAATCACTAATTATTTGATTAAGTTTTTCTTCGGCACAAATGGAGAGAAAATTAAAAAGCTTTGGCTATAAATATGAATTTTCCTTTTGTAAAATATTATAAAATACATTACTTCTTGATTAGTATTCTCATTATTGCCAGCATAGTTTGCCTGCTTGTTTTTGGATTGAATCTCGGAATTGATTTCCTGGGCGGAACAATTTGGGAATTTGAGCTTGAAAATAGGCCAGATAATGCCGTTATCCAGGAAAAACTGAATAAATTCGATTTAGGCGAAATTGTTATTCAGCCAACAGGAGAAAAGGGTACAATTTTGAGATTTAAAAACATTGATGAAAATATCCATCAGCAAATGCTGTCCAGTTTAAACGAAATTTCAAAAGTTGAGGAGAGGAGATTTGAGAGTATTGGCCCGACAATAGGCAGAGAATTACGCAATAAAACAATTGCCTTGATAATTATTTCCATGATTTCATTGCTTATTTATATTGCTGTCGCGTTCAGAAAGCTTTCTTGGCCAATCAGCGGCTGGAAATACGGACTGGTTTCTATTATTACTCTGGCAATCGATGTTATCATTCCGGTTTTTGTTTTGATTTTGCTCGGTAAATTCAATAATGTTCAGTTTAATATACCAATTGTAGCTGCTTTGCTTACTATTTTAGGTTATACCATTAATGACAAGGTAA from Patescibacteria group bacterium includes the following:
- the secA gene encoding preprotein translocase subunit SecA, producing MLEKLFGDPNKRYLNKVQPIVEKINELEKEFERFSNEDLKNKTKEFRKKIENYGGQTSVVLDDILPEAFAAVREASKRTLNQRHFDVQLAGGIVLHQGKIAEMRTGEGKTLTATLSLYLNALEGKGAHLVTVNDYLARRDAVWMGQIYNFLGFSVGCINHETSYIYDPAYANLPRRQAGASAGKPELKLDKERDEAGGFKVVQEFLKPCSRKEAYSADILYGTNNEFGFDFLRDNMAYDKNEMAQRASNYAIIDEVDSILIDEARTPLIISAPDVESAQLYKKFSKIAPQLKKDIDFKIDEKMRAATLTNAGMDKVEKTLGVGNIYDEAGIQLVHHLEQALRAEVLFRRDKDYVVRNGEVIIVDEFTGRLMPGRRYSGGLHQALEAKENVQVQKESKTLATITFQNLFRMYKKLAGMTGTALTNAEEFDKVYKLDTIVVPTNKPMIRKDLPDKIYKTEQGKFKAIVQEIKERYEKGQPVLVGTISIEKNEHLGMLLKKEGIQCEILNAKQHEREGAIIAQAGRLGAVTVATNMAGRGVDIVLGGNPQDPEQGRRVCDVGGLHVLGTERHEARRIDNQLRGRSGRQGDPGSTEFFVSLEDELMQRFGSEKIKTLMDALKIPEDQPIENKMISSAIEKAQAKIEGYNFDIRHHVLEYDEVMNKHRETIYKMRKEILFQATDKEMHQKVKELMTEDKYKQYCNKFEKPAVSAERKQAGPPQSEGLGGDVPENERAGLEKFVCLRSIDMLWMEHLETMECLRESVKLRVYGQKDPLVEYKNEGHRLFKHMLEEIDNAIVEMLLKVELKQRMGKGEVGLPAEVPTKVGTKVGRNDPCPCGATHPDGRPKKYKHCCGK
- the secD gene encoding protein translocase subunit SecD, producing the protein MAFIERQQTVEKGNFVSKQKSKIRLIVLGIFILFILAGSLDYPVIWDKTANWISSHIGINVPKFYKLPFRLGLDLQGGTHLVYEANLIGIEEIDRDSSMDGIRDLIERRVNLFGVAEPLVQINKVGDSNRLIVELPGVRDVAEAIEMIGGTPYLEFKEENIDGTDFINTSLTGRFLKSAQLEFDQTTYQPYVTLEFNDEGAKIFADLTKKNIGKRLAIYLDGAPISIPVVNEEIPSGKAQISGQFTQKEAKQLAERLNTGALPVPINLIGQQSIGASLGHDSLTKSLKAGIIGFLAILLFMIISYRLSGFFASISLIIYIVLLLAVFKLVPVTITLAGIAGFLLSMGMAVDANILIFSRTKEELKSGRNYLDALTNGVKRAWPSIRDGNFTTILVGLILFIFGTSFVKGFALTLVVGNLVNMFSAIVITNYLIKFFFGTNGEKIKKLWL
- the secF gene encoding protein translocase subunit SecF, which produces MNFPFVKYYKIHYFLISILIIASIVCLLVFGLNLGIDFLGGTIWEFELENRPDNAVIQEKLNKFDLGEIVIQPTGEKGTILRFKNIDENIHQQMLSSLNEISKVEERRFESIGPTIGRELRNKTIALIIISMISLLIYIAVAFRKLSWPISGWKYGLVSIITLAIDVIIPVFVLILLGKFNNVQFNIPIVAALLTILGYTINDKVIIFDRVRENILRTRSEDFAGTINQSLNQVISRSLSTGFCTLLILFSIFFLGGETLKYFSLTLIIGIIVGTYTSLFIASALLISWSRKRIGS